From a single Azospirillum fermentarium genomic region:
- a CDS encoding DUF4159 domain-containing protein: MPGFGAIAFAAPWVLAALVVLPVVWWLLRVTPPAPRRERFPAIRLLQGLIAREETPARTPWWLLLLRLVIAALIILALSGPLLNPQTALPGRGPLILVVDNGWAAGRDWGARQQAMDEALKLAERAERAVILLPTARPPGNGPVAASAPLPPVEARRAVQGLEPQPWPTDRAAAVEAVRKLSVTGTAHSVWLADGLGDGAASPLAAALQRLGSVEVREDGTSRPAHVLLPPAVEGSALVARVVRADASRPDPVTVRLSAADGRLLTREPVPFQPGETARTVRLEVPAELRNEAASLRVEGDTTAAAAVLLDERWRRRPVGLVSGRGEGRSQPLLSDLHYLNRALEPYNEVRRGAIADLLQRDLAVLILSDVGTLTGDEVRVTGEWVKKGGVLLRFAGPRLAGHTADESDGLVPVRLRAGDRSLGGALSWSEPARLQPFDEKSPFRGLTVPADVTVQRQVLAEPSPDLADRTWARLADGTPLVTAEKRGDGWIVLVHTTAAPDWSNLPLSGLFVDMLRRLAALSGGVAGAEGAGTLDPLDLLDGRGRLAPPPATALPLPSAEFGPAAIGPRHPPGFYGTEDARRALNLSTLVTTVAPFPALPPGVARTGYGPRGEVNLKPVLLAGALGLLLLDLLIALALRGLLRFRRAAAAVVALAVLAGWDAGPARADDAQAVKVTAETYLAYLVTGDRAVDETSRAGLEGLVDMLGRRTAVEAQGVMAVDPERDEMAFYPLLYWPVTPSQAPLSDTAKERLNRYMRNGGVLLIDTRDQNTALAPGAGAGTLALQGLTQGLDIPPLGPVPPDHVLTKSFYLMQDFPGRYTGAPVWIEARESGSVNDGVSPVVIGAHDWAAAWAVDPRTGAARYAVVPGGERQRELAFRFGINVVMYALTGNYKADQVHVPAILERLGQ, encoded by the coding sequence ATGCCGGGCTTTGGCGCCATCGCGTTCGCCGCACCGTGGGTTCTGGCCGCACTGGTGGTTCTGCCGGTGGTGTGGTGGCTGCTGCGCGTCACCCCGCCGGCCCCGCGGCGGGAACGCTTCCCCGCCATCCGCTTGCTTCAGGGGCTGATCGCGCGGGAGGAGACGCCGGCCCGCACGCCGTGGTGGCTGCTGCTGCTGCGGCTGGTCATCGCGGCGCTGATCATCCTGGCGCTCTCGGGGCCGCTGCTGAACCCGCAGACGGCCTTGCCGGGCCGCGGGCCGCTCATTCTGGTGGTGGACAACGGCTGGGCCGCAGGCCGCGACTGGGGGGCACGGCAGCAGGCAATGGACGAGGCGCTGAAGCTGGCGGAACGGGCCGAACGGGCGGTCATCCTGCTGCCCACCGCCCGCCCGCCGGGCAACGGCCCGGTGGCCGCCTCCGCCCCCCTGCCGCCGGTGGAGGCCCGCCGCGCCGTCCAGGGGCTGGAGCCGCAGCCCTGGCCCACCGACCGCGCCGCGGCGGTGGAGGCGGTGCGGAAACTGTCCGTCACCGGCACCGCCCATTCCGTGTGGCTGGCCGATGGGCTGGGCGACGGCGCCGCATCACCGCTGGCCGCCGCCCTGCAGCGGCTGGGATCGGTCGAGGTGCGGGAGGACGGCACCAGCCGCCCGGCCCATGTGCTGCTGCCCCCGGCGGTGGAAGGATCGGCGCTGGTGGCGCGGGTGGTGCGCGCCGACGCCTCCCGCCCCGATCCGGTCACCGTGCGCCTGAGCGCCGCCGACGGGCGGCTGCTGACGCGCGAGCCGGTGCCGTTCCAGCCCGGCGAGACCGCCCGCACCGTGCGGCTGGAGGTTCCCGCCGAACTGCGCAACGAGGCCGCGTCCCTGCGGGTGGAGGGCGACACCACCGCCGCCGCCGCCGTGCTGCTGGACGAACGCTGGCGCCGCCGCCCGGTGGGGCTGGTGTCGGGCCGCGGCGAGGGGCGGTCCCAGCCGCTGCTGTCCGACCTGCATTACCTGAACCGTGCGTTGGAGCCGTACAACGAGGTGCGCCGCGGCGCCATCGCCGACCTGCTGCAGCGGGATCTGGCGGTGCTGATCCTGTCCGACGTCGGCACCCTGACCGGCGACGAGGTGCGCGTGACCGGGGAATGGGTGAAGAAGGGCGGGGTGCTGCTGCGCTTTGCCGGGCCGCGGCTGGCCGGCCACACGGCGGATGAGTCCGACGGGCTGGTGCCGGTGCGGCTGCGCGCCGGCGACCGCAGTCTGGGCGGGGCGCTGTCGTGGTCGGAGCCGGCGCGGCTCCAGCCCTTCGACGAGAAAAGCCCGTTCCGCGGCCTGACCGTGCCCGCCGACGTGACGGTGCAGCGGCAGGTTCTGGCCGAACCCTCCCCCGATCTGGCCGACCGCACCTGGGCGCGGCTGGCCGACGGCACGCCGCTGGTGACGGCGGAAAAGCGCGGCGACGGCTGGATCGTTCTGGTCCACACCACCGCCGCCCCGGACTGGTCCAACCTGCCCCTGTCCGGCCTGTTCGTGGACATGCTGCGGCGGCTGGCCGCCCTGTCCGGCGGCGTGGCGGGGGCGGAGGGAGCCGGCACGCTCGATCCGCTCGACCTGTTGGACGGGCGCGGGCGGCTGGCGCCGCCGCCGGCCACCGCCCTGCCGCTGCCGTCCGCCGAGTTCGGCCCCGCCGCCATCGGCCCCCGCCATCCCCCCGGCTTCTACGGCACCGAGGACGCGCGGCGCGCGCTCAACCTCTCCACCCTGGTGACCACGGTCGCCCCCTTCCCCGCCCTGCCCCCCGGCGTCGCCCGCACCGGCTATGGCCCGCGGGGCGAGGTCAATTTGAAGCCGGTGCTGCTGGCCGGCGCGCTGGGGCTGCTGTTGCTGGACCTGCTGATCGCGCTGGCGCTGCGCGGGCTGCTGCGGTTCCGCCGGGCCGCCGCCGCGGTGGTGGCGCTGGCGGTGCTGGCCGGGTGGGACGCCGGCCCGGCCCGCGCCGACGACGCCCAGGCGGTGAAGGTCACGGCGGAAACCTATCTGGCCTATCTGGTCACCGGCGACCGGGCGGTGGACGAGACCTCCCGCGCCGGGCTGGAGGGGCTGGTGGACATGCTGGGCCGCCGCACGGCGGTGGAGGCTCAGGGCGTGATGGCCGTCGATCCCGAACGGGACGAGATGGCCTTTTACCCCTTGCTCTATTGGCCGGTCACGCCGTCGCAGGCCCCCCTGTCCGACACCGCCAAGGAACGGCTGAACCGCTACATGCGCAACGGCGGCGTGTTGCTGATCGACACCCGCGACCAGAACACCGCGCTGGCGCCGGGGGCCGGGGCCGGAACGCTGGCGCTGCAGGGGCTGACGCAGGGGCTGGACATCCCGCCGCTGGGGCCGGTGCCGCCCGACCACGTGCTGACCAAATCCTTCTACCTGATGCAGGATTTCCCCGGCCGCTACACCGGCGCCCCGGTGTGGATCGAGGCGCGGGAGAGCGGGTCGGTCAACGACGGGGTGTCGCCGGTGGTCATCGGCGCCCACGACTGGGCCGCCGCCTGGGCGGTGGACCCGCGCACCGGGGCCGCCCGCTACGCCGTGGTTCCGGGGGGCGAGCGTCAGCGTGAGCTGGCCTTCCGCTTCGGCATCAATGTTGTGATGTACGCCCTGACCGGCAACTACAAGGCCGATCAGGTGCATGTGCCCGCCATTCTGGAAAGGCTCGGCCAGTGA
- a CDS encoding DUF58 domain-containing protein, protein MPNRTTAAALQARNRAEDLASRLPPLLVAAERVAATVAQGVHGRRRVGLGETFWQFRRYQPGDAPSMIDWRQSAKTVPVYVRENEWEAAQSVWLWRDRSPSMDYRSAPALPLKRERAEVLLLALAVLLVRGGERVALLNGGQRPDHSRTVLERMALSLMNQSPMNQSPMNKEGDGAALPAAEPLPRHGQAVVVGDLLSPLPEIHATVSALSAGGVRGHLLQVLDPAEETLPFGGRVLFQGLEGEGRLLVPRVEAVRGAYRERLSAHRDGLAALARAAGWSFAVHTTDRPPQTALLGLWGALAQEKV, encoded by the coding sequence ATGCCCAACCGCACCACCGCCGCCGCCCTACAGGCCCGCAACCGGGCGGAGGATCTCGCCTCCCGCCTGCCGCCGCTGCTGGTGGCCGCCGAGCGGGTGGCCGCGACGGTGGCCCAGGGGGTGCATGGACGCCGCCGCGTCGGGCTGGGCGAGACCTTCTGGCAGTTCCGCCGCTACCAGCCGGGCGACGCCCCGTCGATGATCGACTGGCGCCAGTCGGCCAAGACCGTGCCCGTCTATGTCCGCGAGAACGAGTGGGAGGCGGCGCAGAGCGTGTGGCTGTGGCGCGACCGGTCGCCGTCGATGGACTACCGCTCCGCCCCCGCCCTGCCCTTGAAGCGGGAACGGGCGGAGGTGCTGCTGCTGGCGCTGGCCGTGCTGCTGGTGCGCGGCGGCGAGCGGGTGGCGCTGCTGAACGGCGGCCAGCGCCCCGACCACAGCCGCACGGTGCTGGAACGCATGGCCCTGAGCTTGATGAACCAGAGCCCGATGAACCAGAGCCCGATGAACAAGGAGGGTGACGGCGCGGCCCTGCCCGCCGCCGAACCCCTGCCCCGCCATGGGCAGGCGGTGGTGGTCGGCGACCTGCTGTCGCCGCTGCCGGAGATCCACGCCACGGTGTCGGCCCTGTCGGCGGGGGGGGTGCGCGGCCATCTGCTCCAGGTGCTGGACCCGGCGGAGGAGACGCTGCCGTTTGGCGGGCGGGTGCTGTTCCAGGGGCTGGAGGGCGAAGGGCGCCTGCTGGTCCCCCGCGTGGAGGCGGTGCGCGGCGCCTACCGCGAGCGGCTGAGCGCGCATCGGGATGGGCTGGCGGCGCTGGCGCGGGCGGCGGGGTGGAGCTTTGCCGTCCACACCACCGACCGGCCGCCGCAAACGGCGCTGCTGGGTCTATGGGGCGCGCTGGCGCAGGAAAAGGTGTAA
- a CDS encoding AAA family ATPase, giving the protein MALVRERIGRIIFGQDDVIDQTLVTLLAGGHVLLIGVPGLAKTRLVETLGIILGLNEKRIQCTPDLMPADILGSEVLEEDEHHRRSFRFIPGPVFSQLLMADEINRASPRTQSALLQAMQERRVSVAGQYHPLPEPFHVLATQNPLEQEGTYPLPEAQLDRFLLQVDVGYPGRDAERRMMIATTGAEEERPVAVLTAADLLDAQRLVRRVPVGDGVVDGILDLVRNSRPETTSLPEVRANVAWGPGPRASQALMLAARARAVLDGRLSPSLDDVLALAAPVLRHRMALNFAARADGLTLDGLIERLCAPLR; this is encoded by the coding sequence ATGGCCCTGGTCCGCGAACGGATCGGGCGCATCATCTTCGGCCAGGACGATGTGATCGACCAGACGCTGGTGACGCTGCTGGCCGGCGGGCATGTGCTGCTGATCGGCGTGCCGGGGCTGGCCAAGACGCGGCTGGTGGAAACGCTGGGCATCATCCTCGGCCTGAACGAAAAGCGCATCCAGTGCACCCCCGACCTGATGCCCGCCGACATCCTGGGCTCGGAGGTGCTGGAGGAGGACGAGCATCACCGCCGCTCCTTCCGCTTCATCCCCGGCCCGGTGTTCTCCCAGCTTCTGATGGCCGACGAAATCAACCGCGCCAGTCCGCGCACCCAGTCGGCGCTGCTCCAGGCCATGCAGGAACGGCGGGTGTCGGTGGCGGGGCAGTACCATCCCCTGCCCGAGCCCTTCCACGTGCTGGCCACCCAGAACCCGCTGGAGCAGGAGGGAACCTATCCCCTGCCCGAGGCGCAGCTCGACCGTTTCCTGCTGCAGGTGGATGTGGGCTACCCCGGCCGCGATGCCGAACGGCGCATGATGATCGCCACCACCGGGGCGGAGGAGGAGCGGCCCGTGGCCGTGCTGACCGCCGCCGACCTGCTGGACGCCCAGCGGCTGGTGCGCCGGGTGCCGGTGGGCGACGGGGTGGTGGATGGCATCCTCGATCTGGTGCGCAACAGCCGGCCCGAAACCACGTCGCTGCCCGAGGTGCGGGCCAACGTGGCCTGGGGGCCGGGGCCGCGCGCCAGCCAGGCGCTGATGCTGGCCGCCCGCGCGCGCGCCGTGCTGGACGGGCGGCTGTCGCCGTCGCTGGACGATGTGCTGGCCCTGGCCGCCCCGGTGCTGCGTCACCGCATGGCGCTGAACTTCGCCGCGCGGGCCGACGGGCTGACCCTGGACGGGCTGATCGAGCGCCTGTGCGCGCCGCTGCGCTGA
- a CDS encoding DUF1285 domain-containing protein has product MNIGNNPGNGKTGGGVDPDTVTKAIGHPPMEEQYDIRIARDGTWYHNGDPIRRLELAKLFATILRRDDAGDYWLITPAERGRIVVEDVPFVAVEMTVNGSGRGRVLSFRTNLDEWVDAGPDHPIRIETHPETGEPRPYILIRKGLEARISRPVFYELVDQCEPQAQDREAVVGVWSRNTFFALGELPGA; this is encoded by the coding sequence ATGAACATCGGAAACAATCCAGGGAATGGCAAGACGGGCGGCGGTGTTGATCCCGATACCGTGACCAAGGCCATAGGACATCCTCCGATGGAGGAACAATACGACATCCGCATTGCACGTGACGGCACGTGGTATCACAATGGTGATCCCATCCGGCGCCTGGAGCTGGCGAAGCTGTTCGCCACGATCCTGCGGCGGGATGACGCAGGGGATTATTGGCTGATTACGCCTGCCGAAAGGGGGCGCATAGTTGTCGAAGATGTCCCGTTCGTCGCCGTTGAAATGACGGTCAATGGAAGCGGGCGCGGCCGTGTGTTGTCGTTCCGCACAAATCTCGACGAATGGGTGGATGCCGGGCCGGATCATCCGATCAGGATTGAGACACATCCTGAAACGGGTGAGCCCCGCCCGTATATCCTTATAAGAAAAGGGCTGGAAGCCCGCATTTCCCGTCCGGTCTTCTATGAACTGGTGGATCAATGCGAGCCGCAAGCCCAGGACAGGGAGGCTGTGGTCGGCGTATGGAGCAGGAACACATTTTTCGCGCTGGGAGAGCTGCCTGGCGCGTGA
- a CDS encoding CoA pyrophosphatase: MTLDDVRKRFPGSTTAARLRPPKIRGDHDLNPGFGPPQGLREASVLVPLVERAEGATVLFTLRTASLTAHAGQISFPGGRREAEDRSPEDTALRETEEEIGLSRDRIEILGQLDTYVTRTGFRVTPVVGLVRPPFTLDPDPTEVDEVFEVPLSFILDPANPQRHSRTFMGTERYFYAFPYQQRYIWGATAGMLVNLRDVLREMS; the protein is encoded by the coding sequence GTGACTCTCGACGATGTGCGCAAGCGGTTCCCCGGCAGCACCACCGCTGCCCGGCTGAGGCCGCCCAAGATCCGTGGCGATCATGACCTGAACCCCGGTTTCGGCCCGCCCCAGGGCCTGCGGGAGGCGTCGGTGCTGGTGCCGCTGGTGGAGCGGGCGGAAGGGGCGACGGTGCTGTTCACCCTGCGCACCGCCTCGCTGACCGCGCACGCCGGCCAGATCAGCTTCCCCGGCGGCCGGCGCGAGGCGGAGGACCGTTCGCCGGAAGACACGGCGCTGCGCGAAACGGAGGAGGAGATCGGCCTGTCCCGCGACCGGATCGAGATTCTGGGGCAGCTCGACACCTACGTCACCCGCACCGGGTTCCGCGTGACGCCGGTGGTCGGGCTGGTGCGCCCGCCCTTCACCCTCGACCCCGACCCCACCGAGGTGGACGAGGTGTTCGAGGTGCCGCTGTCCTTCATCCTCGATCCCGCCAACCCCCAGCGGCACAGCCGCACCTTCATGGGGACGGAGCGGTATTTCTACGCCTTCCCCTACCAGCAGCGCTACATCTGGGGGGCGACGGCGGGGATGCTGGTGAACCTGCGCGACGTGCTGCGGGAAATGTCGTAA
- a CDS encoding CCA tRNA nucleotidyltransferase codes for MKPAARLTPQPWMIAPETRAVFDALARGGADARFVGGCVRDAWLNRPVKDVDIATHAPPERVMALLETAGVKAIPTGIQHGTVTAVVDRQHFEITTLRRDVESFGRHARVEFTDDWREDAARRDLTMNALSCTLDGWVYDPFGGLADMAAGRVRFVGAATARIGEDVLRLLRFFRFFAHYGTGEPDGEALAACRHWAPSLPTLSGERLQGETLRLLTAARAADVWRLMGDTGVMAHLLPAATRTGRLQRMIGLECALGHRPDALLRLAAVLDAGRTGALAAANTLRLSNAARSRLAAAVEPDAAVPVRGDGAELRRALYRLRSAETFTDALMLAAAAGGPVSVPRLAAGLAVAGSMPVFPLSGRDLMAAGIERGPALGRTLRALEAWWTGRDFAPDRAACLEALAQRLGRWRVIGSNGSA; via the coding sequence ATGAAACCCGCCGCCCGCCTGACGCCCCAGCCCTGGATGATTGCGCCCGAAACGCGGGCGGTGTTCGACGCCCTGGCCCGCGGCGGGGCGGACGCGCGCTTCGTCGGCGGCTGCGTGCGCGATGCGTGGCTGAACCGCCCGGTCAAGGACGTGGACATCGCCACCCACGCCCCGCCCGAGCGGGTGATGGCGCTGCTGGAAACGGCGGGCGTCAAGGCCATCCCCACCGGCATCCAGCACGGCACCGTGACCGCGGTGGTGGACCGCCAGCATTTCGAGATCACCACGCTGCGCCGCGACGTGGAAAGCTTTGGCCGGCACGCCCGCGTGGAGTTCACCGACGACTGGCGGGAGGATGCGGCACGGCGCGACCTGACCATGAACGCGCTGTCCTGCACCCTCGACGGCTGGGTCTATGACCCGTTCGGCGGGCTGGCGGACATGGCGGCGGGGCGGGTGCGTTTCGTCGGCGCCGCCACCGCGCGGATCGGGGAGGATGTGCTGCGGCTGCTGCGCTTCTTCCGCTTCTTCGCCCATTACGGCACCGGGGAACCGGACGGGGAGGCGCTGGCCGCCTGCCGCCACTGGGCGCCCAGCCTGCCCACCCTGTCGGGGGAGCGGTTGCAGGGGGAAACCCTGCGCCTGCTGACCGCGGCGCGGGCGGCGGATGTGTGGCGGCTGATGGGGGACACGGGCGTGATGGCCCACCTGCTGCCGGCGGCCACCCGCACCGGGCGGCTGCAGCGGATGATCGGCCTGGAATGCGCGCTGGGTCACCGGCCCGATGCGCTGCTGCGGCTGGCGGCGGTGCTGGACGCGGGGCGGACGGGGGCGCTGGCGGCGGCCAACACCCTGCGCCTGTCCAACGCCGCCCGCAGCCGGCTGGCCGCGGCGGTGGAGCCGGACGCGGCGGTGCCGGTGCGGGGGGACGGGGCGGAGCTGCGCCGCGCTCTCTACCGCCTGCGCTCGGCGGAGACGTTCACCGACGCGCTGATGCTGGCGGCGGCAGCGGGCGGGCCGGTGTCGGTGCCACGGCTGGCGGCGGGGCTGGCGGTGGCCGGGTCCATGCCGGTGTTCCCGCTGTCGGGCCGCGACCTGATGGCGGCGGGGATCGAGCGTGGCCCGGCGCTGGGCCGCACGCTGCGTGCCCTGGAAGCCTGGTGGACCGGCCGGGATTTCGCACCGGACCGGGCGGCATGCCTGGAGGCGTTGGCGCAGCGGCTGGGCCGTTGGCGTGTGATCGGTTCAAACGGAAGCGCTTGA
- a CDS encoding UbiA family prenyltransferase, producing the protein MSVLESRERAVPMVEADVPLVVDLDGTLLKTDLLYEALFVLLATHPLTALRTPLWLREGKAAFKARLADAVLLDLRTLPVNEAVLDLIQEAKAAGRRVYLASASDRRYVQAFADHMGGFDGVYASDGVTNLGAGNKARSLVALFGEGGFDYVGNSMADVPVWQVARTAYAVNASGAVVRAARAASADVRVLEGRTAGVGDYLRAMRLHQWAKNLLILVPGLAAHTFSAGALWHALLAFLSFSLCASSVYLLNDLLDLRSDRQHASKRLRPFAAGTVPLSHGMALFPVLLVASVAAALLLSPAFVAVLAGYYGLTLAYSLALKRHLIIDVVTLSSLYGVRLVAGGVAFGVALSEWLIAFSTFFFLSLALVKRVTELIGRRRAGKGDPAGRAYTLDDLPVLEMLAASSGFVSVLVLALYINSPEVMMLYRHPQLLWCGGLVLIYWLCRIMVLTHRGQMNDDPVIYAVTDRVSLSCGVLLILALAGATL; encoded by the coding sequence ATGAGCGTTCTGGAATCGCGGGAGCGGGCGGTGCCGATGGTGGAGGCGGATGTGCCCCTGGTCGTCGATCTCGACGGCACCCTGCTCAAGACCGATCTCTTGTACGAGGCGCTGTTCGTCCTGCTGGCCACCCATCCCCTGACGGCGCTGCGCACGCCGCTGTGGCTGAGGGAGGGGAAGGCGGCGTTCAAGGCGCGGCTGGCCGATGCGGTGCTGCTGGACCTGCGCACCCTGCCGGTGAACGAAGCGGTGCTGGACCTGATCCAGGAGGCCAAGGCCGCCGGGCGGCGGGTCTATCTGGCCTCGGCCTCCGACCGCCGGTATGTGCAGGCCTTTGCCGACCATATGGGCGGTTTCGACGGGGTGTACGCGTCGGACGGCGTGACCAACCTGGGGGCGGGGAACAAGGCCCGGTCGCTGGTGGCGCTGTTCGGGGAAGGGGGGTTCGATTACGTCGGCAACTCCATGGCCGACGTGCCGGTGTGGCAGGTGGCGCGCACCGCCTATGCCGTCAACGCCTCGGGTGCCGTGGTGCGGGCGGCGCGGGCGGCGTCTGCCGACGTGCGGGTGCTGGAGGGGCGGACGGCGGGGGTCGGCGATTACCTGCGTGCCATGCGCCTGCACCAATGGGCCAAGAACCTTCTGATCCTGGTTCCGGGGCTGGCCGCCCACACCTTCTCCGCGGGCGCGCTGTGGCATGCGCTCCTGGCCTTTCTCAGCTTCAGCCTGTGCGCCTCCAGCGTCTATCTGCTGAACGACCTGCTGGACCTGCGCAGCGACCGGCAGCACGCGAGCAAGCGGCTGCGGCCCTTTGCGGCGGGCACTGTGCCGCTGTCGCACGGGATGGCGCTGTTTCCGGTGCTGCTTGTGGCCTCGGTGGCGGCGGCGCTTCTGCTGTCGCCGGCCTTTGTGGCGGTTCTGGCGGGGTATTACGGCCTGACGCTGGCCTATTCGCTGGCGCTGAAGCGGCACCTGATCATCGACGTGGTGACGCTGTCGTCGCTCTACGGCGTGCGTCTGGTGGCGGGGGGCGTGGCGTTCGGGGTGGCCCTGTCGGAATGGCTGATCGCCTTTTCCACCTTCTTCTTCCTCAGCCTGGCGCTGGTGAAGCGGGTGACCGAGCTGATCGGGCGGCGGCGGGCGGGCAAGGGGGATCCGGCGGGCCGCGCCTACACCCTGGACGACCTGCCGGTGCTGGAGATGCTGGCGGCGTCCAGCGGTTTCGTGTCCGTCCTGGTGCTCGCCCTCTACATCAACAGCCCGGAAGTCATGATGCTCTACCGCCATCCGCAGCTTTTGTGGTGCGGCGGGCTGGTGCTGATCTATTGGCTGTGCCGCATCATGGTGCTGACCCACCGCGGCCAGATGAACGACGACCCCGTGATCTATGCCGTGACCGACCGGGTGAGCCTGTCCTGCGGCGTGCTGCTGATCCTGGCGCTGGCGGGGGCCACGCTGTGA
- a CDS encoding GtrA family protein: MTAAALSLPALAVRYTAFALVATAVNLLTQRGLFAVYGGPFAVYGALALGTLTGLVTKYALDKRWIFADRSTGAATHARKFSLYTLMGVATTVIFWGSELAFDAVGGGDWRYVGGALGLAVGYVVKYRLDRRFVFGAA; the protein is encoded by the coding sequence GTGACCGCCGCGGCCCTGTCCCTGCCGGCGCTGGCGGTGCGCTACACCGCCTTCGCCCTGGTGGCCACCGCCGTCAACCTGCTGACCCAGCGGGGGCTGTTCGCGGTGTACGGCGGCCCGTTCGCGGTCTATGGCGCGCTGGCGCTGGGCACGCTGACCGGGCTGGTGACCAAGTACGCGCTGGACAAGCGGTGGATCTTCGCCGACCGCTCCACCGGGGCCGCCACCCACGCGCGCAAGTTTTCCCTCTACACCCTGATGGGGGTGGCGACGACGGTGATCTTCTGGGGCAGCGAGCTGGCCTTCGACGCCGTCGGCGGCGGGGACTGGCGCTATGTGGGCGGCGCCTTGGGGCTAGCGGTGGGCTATGTGGTGAAATACCGCCTGGACCGGCGGTTCGTGTTCGGAGCCGCGTGA
- a CDS encoding FAD-binding oxidoreductase, with amino-acid sequence MKLSGWGRFPRVESRLVTARDQDDAVRAVAGGGPLIARGNGRAYGDAAIGPRTTLSLLGMDRMLGFDPDSGVLTCEAGVLLRDILGVFVPRGWFPPVTPGTKMVTVGGMIAADVHGKNHHAAGSFGDHVDSLDLLLADGRVVTCGPNRAPELFAATRGGMGLTGVILRASFRLIPVETGYIRQETLRADDLAGIMAMFEDSAGWTYSVAWIDCLAKGPRMGRSLLFRGEHARLDELPAAARARPLDVTLRRARTVPFDVPAIALNRLSVGAFNALYWRLGTPREELIDYDRFFYPLDSLLEWNRIYGRPGFTQYQCVLPLSTSADGLRALLSAIGAAGNASFLAVLKLFGRQDGLMSFPMEGYTLALDFPASTATLGLLLDLDAIVADHGGRLYLAKDARMGAALLRRGYPGLDGFQALRAAHGLAAVFRSVQSERLGL; translated from the coding sequence ATGAAGCTGTCGGGGTGGGGGCGGTTCCCGCGGGTGGAAAGCCGGCTGGTCACCGCACGGGACCAGGATGATGCGGTGCGGGCGGTGGCCGGCGGCGGGCCGCTGATCGCGCGGGGCAACGGGCGGGCCTATGGCGACGCGGCCATCGGCCCGCGGACCACGTTGTCGCTGCTGGGCATGGACCGCATGCTGGGCTTCGACCCGGACAGCGGGGTTCTGACCTGCGAGGCGGGCGTCCTGCTGAGGGACATCCTCGGCGTCTTCGTGCCGCGGGGCTGGTTCCCGCCGGTCACGCCGGGGACCAAGATGGTCACCGTGGGCGGCATGATCGCCGCCGACGTCCACGGCAAGAACCACCACGCCGCCGGATCGTTCGGCGACCATGTGGACAGCCTGGACCTGCTGCTGGCCGACGGGCGGGTGGTCACCTGTGGCCCCAACCGCGCGCCGGAGCTGTTCGCCGCCACCCGCGGCGGCATGGGGCTGACGGGGGTGATCCTGCGCGCGTCCTTCCGCCTGATCCCGGTGGAGACCGGCTATATCCGGCAGGAGACGCTGCGGGCGGACGATCTCGCCGGCATCATGGCGATGTTCGAGGACTCCGCCGGCTGGACCTATTCCGTTGCCTGGATCGACTGTCTGGCCAAGGGGCCGCGGATGGGCCGCAGCCTGCTGTTCCGCGGCGAGCACGCTCGGCTGGACGAACTGCCCGCCGCCGCCCGCGCCCGGCCCCTGGACGTGACCCTGCGCCGGGCCCGCACGGTGCCGTTCGATGTTCCGGCCATCGCGCTCAACCGCCTGTCGGTGGGAGCGTTCAACGCGCTGTACTGGCGGCTGGGCACCCCGCGGGAGGAGCTGATCGACTATGACCGCTTCTTCTACCCGCTGGATTCGCTGCTGGAGTGGAACCGAATCTACGGGCGTCCCGGTTTCACCCAGTATCAATGCGTGCTGCCGCTGTCCACCAGCGCCGACGGGCTGCGGGCGCTGCTGAGCGCCATCGGGGCGGCGGGCAACGCCTCGTTCCTGGCAGTGCTGAAGCTGTTCGGGCGGCAGGACGGGCTGATGTCCTTCCCCATGGAGGGGTACACGCTGGCGCTGGATTTCCCGGCCAGCACGGCCACCCTGGGCCTGCTGCTGGATCTGGACGCCATCGTCGCCGATCACGGCGGGCGGCTCTATCTGGCCAAGGACGCGCGCATGGGGGCGGCCCTGCTGCGCCGCGGCTATCCGGGGCTGGACGGGTTTCAGGCGTTGCGCGCCGCCCATGGGCTGGCTGCCGTTTTCCGTTCCGTTCAATCCGAGAGACTGGGCCTATGA